The following are encoded together in the Ignavibacteriales bacterium genome:
- a CDS encoding (2Fe-2S) ferredoxin domain-containing protein, whose protein sequence is MKRFEKHIFVCENVRPQNHPRGCCSEKGSLQLRDYLKKRIKELGINSDIRVNSSGCLDACEFGPSIVVYPEQIWYGGVSMENVEEIIQSHLIQNHPVERLLIKDARFNRDVKDKS, encoded by the coding sequence ATGAAAAGATTCGAGAAGCATATTTTTGTTTGTGAAAATGTCAGACCTCAAAATCACCCACGAGGCTGCTGCAGTGAAAAGGGAAGTTTACAGCTTAGAGATTATTTAAAAAAACGAATTAAAGAATTAGGCATTAATTCTGATATTCGAGTCAATTCTTCCGGCTGCCTTGATGCTTGCGAATTTGGTCCTTCAATCGTCGTTTACCCCGAACAGATATGGTATGGTGGTGTTTCAATGGAAAATGTTGAAGAGATTATTCAGAGCCATTTAATTCAAAACCATCCTGTCGAGCGATTACTTATAAAAGATGCACGTTTCAATAGAGATGTTAAAGACAAATCTTAA
- the nth gene encoding endonuclease III has product MLKTNLKIRARNIFDILRKEYPDVKPALEYKNPFQLLIATILSAQCTDERVNLVTKKLFKKYRSPADFLSAEIGELQKDIFSTGFYRQKAKSIIICCTQLINEYNGKVPADFDSLTKLAGVGRKTASVIAGNAFGIPAIAVDTHVKRLSNLLGFIESDDPVKIESKLKDLLDESDWINSSHWLASHGRKICIARKPKCSECVVNSLCPSNKISGGKFGK; this is encoded by the coding sequence ATGTTAAAGACAAATCTTAAAATTCGTGCGCGAAATATATTCGATATTCTTAGAAAGGAATACCCGGATGTCAAACCCGCACTTGAGTATAAAAATCCATTTCAGTTATTAATAGCGACTATATTGTCAGCGCAGTGCACCGATGAAAGAGTTAATCTTGTTACTAAAAAACTTTTCAAAAAATATAGATCACCGGCAGATTTTCTTTCTGCGGAAATTGGTGAATTGCAAAAAGATATTTTCTCCACAGGTTTTTACAGACAAAAAGCAAAGAGTATTATCATATGCTGCACTCAATTGATTAACGAGTACAACGGTAAAGTTCCGGCGGATTTTGATAGCTTAACAAAACTTGCAGGGGTGGGGAGAAAAACTGCATCTGTCATTGCCGGGAATGCCTTTGGAATTCCAGCCATCGCAGTTGATACACATGTTAAACGGTTATCTAATTTACTTGGGTTCATTGAGTCGGATGATCCGGTGAAAATAGAATCCAAATTGAAAGATCTGCTGGATGAATCTGACTGGATAAATTCTTCGCACTGGCTTGCCTCTCATGGCAGAAAAATTTGTATTGCGAGAAAACCTAAATGTTCTGAATGTGTAGTAAATTCTCTCTGTCCATCGAATAAAATCTCCGGAGGAAAATTTGGGAAATGA
- a CDS encoding HDIG domain-containing protein has translation MHDRLKCLSILNEYTKSDSLLKHAFAVETCVRAYAAKLNEDVEFWGNVALLHDFDYEMFPSAEQHPFKGSEILKEKGFSEEFRRAILSHAAYTGVTRESKLEKILFACDELAGFITAVTYVRPSKSIDEVEVSSVKKKMKDKAFARAVSRDDIKNGAAELGMDLDSHIAFCINAMRENKTLLGL, from the coding sequence ATGCACGATAGACTAAAGTGTCTTTCAATATTAAATGAATACACAAAAAGTGACAGCTTGCTTAAACATGCTTTTGCCGTCGAAACATGTGTTCGCGCTTACGCAGCAAAGCTTAATGAAGATGTTGAATTTTGGGGAAATGTTGCATTGCTTCACGACTTTGATTATGAAATGTTCCCCAGTGCTGAACAACACCCTTTTAAGGGGAGTGAAATTTTAAAAGAGAAAGGATTTAGCGAAGAATTTCGCAGAGCAATTTTATCGCATGCAGCATATACCGGCGTCACGCGGGAAAGTAAACTGGAAAAAATTCTTTTTGCCTGTGATGAATTAGCTGGATTTATTACAGCAGTTACTTATGTTCGTCCGAGTAAATCAATAGATGAGGTAGAGGTATCTTCAGTAAAAAAGAAAATGAAAGATAAAGCCTTTGCACGGGCAGTCAGCCGGGATGATATAAAAAATGGTGCTGCCGAGCTCGGAATGGATCTTGATTCGCATATTGCTTTCTGTATAAATGCGATGAGAGAAAATAAAACGCTTTTAGGATTATAA
- the porU gene encoding type IX secretion system sortase PorU yields the protein MKSKISLFFLIFFNFSILAQSDLKIISSDQRSILLEFVPVYTDTSINIIDGQSFYSFDFNNSYLPMSDNPGVPIQRERRFNLGVPDENGNTIEILSTESIERTGELLPYPKMMKDGDFNIPKYEKSNEYSSFKSEFELVSFGDFGLVRDLPVQTFIIRPVQFDPSINKIKIYKRILFRVNFTAQSFNNPVSDDLLQSAVLNYNSAKFWVKRKTQLNKEIINSVLSTGKWVRFETPTEGIYKIDYNSLSSFGIDPSTVDPRTIKIYNNGGKVLPELNTDDRPIDLIENAILISGESDGKFDASDYILFYGRGTSFWDFDQTANDLTRQINPYSAQNFFWITSGGNNGKRMTNKSSESADAILIVNNTPAFILYEDNKINLGKSGREFFGDDFTPTVNSRTYTNKLDKRDNSLPVNYKFRFVNGTSVPFTLSLQENSSSIFNDIISGHDDYYKVGYSEINFADFNSALTDDRSVLKFQSTFSNSSGLGYLDYFEIEYTRFLKPVDDHLLFFSPIADGIVEYDLSGFASTNIKVYDVTDFSNTKIITNPSMLSGGEFRFKAAENSVSNSRYFAVGNDKFLTPINPVEASNSNVHGIESGAKYIIITSKEFLDAANRLKDYRQNEAEIPISTIVVDIQEIFNEFSSGLFDPTAMTDFLKYAYDNWSIKPEYVLFFGAGTYDYKNIEGFGSNFIPTYQTVESLALIYSYTTDDYFCRVSGTDSVVDLGFGRITVHNSTEANNVVDKIIYYETQSEKGPWRNNITMIADDEKTSTTYEGSEHTAPSETLATTIIPQSFDIHKIYSTTYADVITGAGRRKPDVNKAIIDAINEGTLLVNYIGHGSPDVWAHEFIFEKNVTIPQLKNDKYFFMSAATCDFGYYDIPNSVSAAEEMLLMPDAGEIGAFTSSRLVYSGLNHNLNYQLFRDLLLAARDSLNLNVPLGKALFETK from the coding sequence ATGAAAAGCAAAATCTCATTGTTTTTTCTGATATTTTTTAACTTCAGCATACTTGCCCAATCTGATCTTAAAATTATCTCGTCCGATCAACGCTCCATTTTATTGGAATTTGTTCCTGTTTATACAGATACATCCATAAACATTATTGATGGTCAGTCATTCTACTCTTTTGATTTTAATAATTCTTATTTACCAATGTCTGATAATCCGGGCGTACCAATTCAGCGGGAAAGACGATTCAATCTTGGTGTACCCGATGAAAATGGAAACACAATTGAAATTCTTAGTACTGAAAGTATTGAAAGAACAGGTGAACTTTTGCCTTACCCAAAAATGATGAAAGATGGCGATTTCAATATTCCTAAATATGAGAAATCAAATGAATACTCATCTTTCAAATCTGAATTTGAGTTAGTTTCCTTCGGTGATTTTGGTTTAGTGCGTGATCTGCCCGTACAAACTTTTATAATAAGACCAGTTCAATTTGATCCATCAATTAATAAGATTAAAATTTATAAGAGAATACTCTTTCGCGTGAACTTTACTGCACAAAGTTTCAATAATCCAGTTAGCGATGATTTACTTCAGTCAGCCGTCTTAAATTATAATTCGGCAAAATTCTGGGTGAAGAGAAAAACGCAGTTGAATAAAGAAATAATTAATAGCGTACTTTCAACCGGTAAATGGGTTAGATTCGAGACTCCGACAGAAGGCATTTATAAAATAGATTACAATTCACTTTCTTCATTCGGAATAGATCCTTCAACTGTTGATCCGCGAACAATTAAAATTTATAATAACGGTGGAAAAGTTCTTCCCGAATTAAACACCGATGACCGCCCAATTGATTTAATCGAGAATGCAATTTTAATTTCAGGTGAGAGTGACGGTAAATTTGATGCAAGCGATTATATCTTATTTTATGGAAGGGGTACATCTTTCTGGGATTTTGATCAAACCGCAAATGATTTAACCAGACAAATCAATCCCTATTCTGCACAAAACTTTTTCTGGATAACTTCCGGCGGGAACAACGGCAAACGAATGACTAACAAATCAAGTGAATCTGCTGATGCTATTCTTATAGTCAATAATACACCCGCCTTTATTCTTTACGAGGATAATAAAATAAATCTTGGCAAATCCGGACGTGAATTTTTTGGTGATGATTTCACTCCCACAGTTAATTCAAGAACTTATACTAATAAACTTGATAAACGCGATAATTCTCTTCCGGTGAATTATAAATTCAGGTTTGTTAATGGAACATCGGTTCCGTTCACTTTGTCTCTTCAGGAAAATTCATCTTCAATTTTTAATGATATAATAAGTGGTCATGACGACTATTATAAGGTTGGATATTCTGAAATTAATTTTGCAGATTTCAACAGTGCACTAACAGATGACAGAAGCGTACTAAAATTTCAATCTACCTTCTCGAATTCAAGCGGCTTAGGTTATTTAGATTATTTTGAAATTGAATATACAAGATTCTTAAAACCGGTTGATGATCATCTCCTCTTTTTCTCTCCTATAGCCGATGGAATTGTTGAATATGACTTATCTGGTTTTGCCTCTACAAATATTAAAGTTTATGATGTTACCGATTTTAGCAACACAAAGATTATTACTAATCCATCCATGCTTAGCGGCGGAGAATTCCGATTTAAGGCAGCAGAAAATAGTGTATCAAATTCAAGATACTTTGCTGTTGGTAACGATAAATTTTTAACGCCAATCAATCCGGTTGAAGCATCTAATTCAAATGTTCATGGTATTGAATCCGGTGCAAAATACATAATCATAACCTCAAAAGAATTTCTTGATGCAGCCAACCGTTTGAAGGATTACAGACAAAATGAAGCAGAAATTCCAATCTCTACAATTGTGGTTGATATTCAAGAAATTTTTAATGAATTCAGCAGCGGGTTATTTGATCCCACAGCAATGACAGATTTTCTGAAATATGCCTATGACAACTGGTCAATTAAACCCGAATATGTTTTATTTTTTGGAGCCGGCACTTATGACTACAAAAACATTGAAGGCTTCGGCAGCAATTTTATTCCTACCTACCAAACTGTTGAATCGCTTGCATTAATTTATTCTTATACAACAGATGATTATTTCTGCCGCGTTTCGGGAACTGATTCGGTTGTTGATTTAGGGTTTGGGAGAATTACGGTTCACAACTCAACAGAGGCGAATAATGTAGTGGATAAAATCATTTATTATGAAACGCAAAGTGAAAAAGGACCGTGGCGGAATAATATTACAATGATTGCCGATGATGAGAAAACCTCAACGACCTACGAAGGAAGTGAGCACACTGCTCCTTCTGAAACTTTGGCTACTACCATAATACCACAGTCATTTGATATTCATAAAATATATTCAACTACTTATGCTGATGTAATTACCGGTGCAGGCAGAAGAAAGCCAGACGTTAACAAAGCTATAATTGATGCAATAAACGAGGGTACGCTTCTCGTAAATTATATCGGTCACGGTAGTCCGGATGTTTGGGCACACGAATTTATTTTTGAAAAAAATGTCACAATCCCACAATTAAAAAATGATAAATATTTTTTTATGTCTGCTGCAACATGCGATTTTGGATATTATGACATCCCCAATTCTGTTAGCGCAGCGGAAGAAATGTTATTGATGCCCGATGCCGGTGAAATAGGTGCATTTACTTCTTCCCGATTGGTTTATTCCGGTTTAAATCATAATTTAAATTATCAATTATTCCGTGATTTATTATTAGCAGCAAGAGATTCATTGAATCTAAATGTACCCCTTGGGAAAGCATTGTTCGAAACAAAGTAA
- a CDS encoding biopolymer transporter Tol: protein MQKYFRIAASILFFTNLSFSQFTEFHPELNWFTIKGEHAEVHYHEGADRTAKVISKIIDEVWGPITSLYDYEPETVHFVIKDLDDYSNGATYFFDNKIEIWTSALDFDLRGQHNWLRNVISHEFTHMVQIQAAMKVGRGVPAFFLQMLNYEDERRPDILYGFPNTIISYPLASINMPAWFAEGTAQYMRKDFDYDNWDSHRDMILRSYVLDDKMLTWNEMGVFGKTSLGNESVYNSGFALTRYIAQKYGEDKLKEITNALGKFGNFTIDAAFSDVLGKNGNEIYNEWKNFLKEDYQNRTESIRSNLVEGELIAKDGFGNFYPQYSDDGNKIFYVSNKSSDYFSPAGIYQYDLITKEEKLLVGTVRSTFSLIPETKKILYAKLSDDNKNWYNVHDLYTYDIENEDEVRLTYNLRANQPNLSHDGKKIVFLYQKDGTSNLGLIDIDGNNFKPLTFFQNGEQVFNPKFSNDDSYIVFDYSYYQGRDIYKISADGGTAEPVMTSKFDERNPVFNSAGKLIYASDETGIYNLYSLDLNSKEKKQLTNVLGGAFMPVEDLNGNIVYAGYTSTGYKIFQMLNTEKQKVDKNKSYVRVENPPLNADQPKGDISKFDINHLKNFDDKKLDDIQSEKYTGKFSKLTFYPFIRIDNYNTSNSFFEKLKPGLYVSSNDMLNRYSIFAGASINSKLERDLFLIFDYRNKLPLLFDLGLKPELALEIYNISRKANIDIFFGADTVGSTVNYDFIIPDDVTYNLFEVDVAAKHKIFSREQNLEFRFIFSRYSASLGSFILPNNNGLYPTTNDTYLIGRNFRLTYSFEGILPDRDDEINPVGARLEVKYDYESNKFNEEGEYVVEDGLLKPKYKIFNFHKLELNSKIHFGLWSDHTLTAQVRAGTIFGPQVPDFFDFYLGGLIGMKAYPFYAISGNEVGWINLTYRFPLFRNIDARFGHLYLDKIFLAFYGDFGNAWNGSEVSLKDFKKGAGAELRAHLNSFYLFPTDVFVNASYGFDKFSRTARNEVVTYGKEWRFYGGILFGFDF, encoded by the coding sequence ATGCAAAAATATTTTCGTATCGCAGCAAGCATTTTGTTTTTTACTAATCTATCATTTTCGCAATTCACAGAATTTCATCCTGAACTGAATTGGTTTACTATTAAAGGCGAACACGCTGAAGTTCATTATCATGAAGGTGCGGATAGAACTGCGAAAGTCATTTCAAAAATTATTGATGAAGTTTGGGGTCCCATTACTTCTCTTTATGACTATGAACCTGAAACTGTTCATTTCGTTATTAAAGATTTAGATGATTACTCAAACGGCGCAACATATTTTTTTGATAACAAAATAGAAATTTGGACAAGTGCACTTGATTTTGATCTGCGCGGGCAGCATAACTGGCTCCGTAATGTTATTTCGCACGAGTTTACTCATATGGTACAAATTCAAGCTGCAATGAAGGTGGGGAGAGGAGTGCCGGCTTTCTTTTTACAAATGTTAAACTACGAGGATGAGCGGCGTCCGGATATACTTTACGGATTTCCGAACACGATAATCAGCTATCCACTTGCAAGTATAAATATGCCAGCCTGGTTTGCTGAAGGAACTGCACAGTACATGCGAAAAGATTTTGATTATGATAATTGGGATTCGCACCGCGATATGATTCTTCGCTCGTATGTTCTTGATGATAAAATGCTGACCTGGAATGAAATGGGTGTTTTTGGAAAAACTTCGCTTGGGAATGAATCTGTTTATAATTCAGGTTTTGCTCTTACAAGGTATATTGCTCAAAAATATGGCGAAGATAAATTAAAAGAAATAACAAACGCTCTCGGCAAATTTGGTAACTTCACTATTGATGCCGCCTTCAGCGATGTTCTTGGTAAAAATGGAAATGAGATTTATAATGAATGGAAAAATTTTCTGAAAGAGGATTATCAAAATAGAACTGAATCTATTCGCTCAAACCTTGTTGAGGGTGAGTTGATTGCAAAAGATGGATTTGGTAATTTCTATCCTCAATATTCTGATGATGGAAATAAGATTTTTTATGTTTCTAATAAATCATCAGACTATTTCAGCCCTGCGGGTATTTATCAATATGATTTAATAACTAAAGAAGAAAAATTATTAGTCGGTACTGTTCGCTCAACTTTCAGTCTTATCCCCGAAACAAAAAAAATTCTCTACGCAAAACTTTCTGATGATAATAAAAATTGGTACAACGTTCATGATCTTTATACTTATGATATTGAAAATGAGGATGAAGTTCGATTAACTTATAATCTGAGGGCGAACCAGCCAAACCTTTCGCACGATGGTAAAAAAATAGTATTTCTTTATCAGAAAGATGGCACTTCTAATCTCGGGTTAATTGATATTGACGGCAATAATTTTAAGCCGCTGACTTTTTTCCAAAACGGCGAGCAGGTTTTTAATCCAAAATTTTCTAACGACGATTCATACATAGTTTTTGATTATTCGTATTATCAGGGAAGAGATATTTATAAAATTAGTGCTGATGGAGGAACTGCTGAGCCTGTAATGACATCAAAATTTGATGAGCGAAATCCTGTTTTTAACAGTGCTGGAAAACTAATTTATGCTTCGGATGAAACCGGGATTTATAATTTGTATTCACTCGATCTCAATTCAAAAGAGAAAAAGCAGCTAACCAACGTACTTGGCGGTGCATTTATGCCTGTTGAGGACTTGAACGGAAATATTGTTTATGCTGGTTATACTTCAACCGGTTATAAAATATTTCAAATGCTAAATACCGAAAAGCAGAAAGTTGACAAAAATAAATCCTATGTTCGTGTAGAAAACCCTCCCTTAAATGCCGACCAGCCAAAAGGCGATATTTCAAAATTTGATATTAATCATCTCAAGAATTTTGATGATAAAAAATTAGATGACATTCAATCTGAGAAATATACAGGCAAATTTTCTAAACTTACTTTTTATCCGTTTATCAGAATTGATAACTATAATACTTCAAATAGTTTTTTTGAAAAACTTAAACCCGGTTTGTACGTTTCCTCAAACGATATGTTAAATCGGTATTCGATTTTTGCGGGTGCTTCTATTAATTCCAAACTTGAGCGCGACTTGTTTCTTATTTTTGATTATAGAAATAAACTTCCACTTTTATTCGACCTTGGTTTAAAACCCGAACTCGCTCTCGAAATTTATAACATTAGCCGTAAAGCTAATATTGATATTTTCTTCGGCGCTGATACTGTCGGTTCTACAGTTAATTATGACTTTATCATTCCGGATGACGTTACCTATAATCTGTTTGAAGTTGATGTTGCTGCAAAGCATAAAATATTTTCACGCGAACAAAATTTAGAGTTCAGGTTTATTTTTAGCAGGTACTCTGCATCGCTTGGCAGTTTTATTTTACCAAATAATAATGGGCTTTATCCGACGACCAATGATACTTATTTAATTGGGAGAAATTTTCGGCTCACATATTCTTTTGAAGGAATCTTACCTGATAGAGATGATGAAATAAATCCAGTAGGCGCCAGGCTTGAAGTTAAGTATGATTACGAATCAAATAAGTTTAATGAAGAAGGCGAATACGTGGTTGAGGATGGTTTGCTAAAACCAAAGTACAAAATATTTAATTTTCACAAACTCGAATTAAATTCTAAAATCCATTTTGGATTGTGGAGCGATCACACACTTACCGCTCAAGTAAGGGCGGGGACAATCTTTGGTCCGCAGGTTCCAGATTTCTTTGATTTTTATCTCGGCGGATTAATCGGAATGAAAGCATATCCATTTTATGCCATCAGCGGAAATGAAGTTGGCTGGATAAATCTAACTTACAGATTCCCGTTATTCCGTAATATTGATGCACGATTCGGACATCTTTATCTCGACAAAATATTTCTCGCTTTTTACGGCGATTTCGGAAATGCGTGGAATGGCAGCGAAGTTAGTCTGAAAGATTTTAAGAAAGGCGCGGGGGCAGAACTGCGTGCCCATCTTAATTCATTCTATCTTTTCCCAACAGATGTTTTTGTAAATGCTTCCTATGGCTTTGATAAGTTCTCGCGCACTGCTCGAAACGAAGTGGTAACTTATGGAAAAGAGTGGCGTTTCTATGGTGGAATATTATTCGGTTTTGATTTTTAA
- a CDS encoding T9SS type A sorting domain-containing protein, which yields MNSIKLGEQLNIYRLSFAAGRFSYLAEALSDPVPEIAKYKFIDDTGFAYEFIGEKPGAIATTFSRTGEFVSVVLVEHKFYIFSEGKLLKILENSGWIPSFTFSVGDIKNDGENYIIFANGNKIEAINFAGASADNFPFEDPNQKTFFSTPLTADIDGTNHSEVIASTEDGRIFAIDGATGKIISGFPISAGSFSIGTPSIFVDGQNKISLAYLNAGRNFSAWEIGPTEGTRFWTEAYGSNFNSASIEAASVDNSVNEFFPVERAYNYPNPVYEGTTNIRYFVSEDSKINIKIFDLAGDFVDELNDDAQGGFDNETVWNVGNIQSGVYLARIEASSSSGKTESAIIKIAVVK from the coding sequence ATAAACAGCATAAAACTTGGCGAACAACTTAATATTTACAGATTATCTTTTGCTGCCGGCAGATTTTCCTATCTCGCTGAAGCACTTTCTGATCCGGTTCCTGAAATAGCGAAATATAAATTTATTGATGACACTGGTTTTGCTTATGAATTTATTGGTGAAAAACCTGGCGCTATCGCAACCACATTTTCCCGCACGGGGGAGTTTGTAAGCGTAGTTTTAGTAGAGCATAAATTTTATATTTTCTCAGAAGGAAAACTCCTTAAAATTTTAGAAAATTCAGGTTGGATCCCTTCGTTCACGTTTTCAGTTGGCGATATAAAAAATGACGGCGAGAATTATATCATTTTTGCCAACGGAAATAAAATTGAAGCAATCAACTTTGCAGGTGCTTCTGCAGATAATTTTCCTTTTGAAGATCCAAATCAAAAAACATTTTTCAGTACCCCTTTAACCGCCGATATTGATGGAACAAATCACTCGGAGGTTATTGCTTCTACGGAAGACGGTAGGATTTTTGCCATTGATGGTGCGACTGGCAAAATAATTTCCGGATTTCCTATTTCCGCAGGTTCTTTTAGCATCGGAACACCTTCGATATTTGTTGATGGACAAAACAAAATTTCACTTGCTTACCTTAACGCAGGTAGAAACTTTTCGGCTTGGGAAATTGGTCCTACCGAAGGAACAAGATTTTGGACTGAAGCGTACGGTTCAAATTTTAATTCTGCCTCAATTGAAGCTGCTTCAGTTGATAATTCTGTTAATGAGTTTTTCCCTGTTGAACGCGCCTATAATTATCCAAATCCTGTCTATGAAGGGACTACAAATATTCGATACTTCGTTTCTGAAGATTCAAAAATAAATATTAAAATTTTTGATCTTGCAGGTGACTTTGTGGATGAGTTGAACGACGATGCACAAGGAGGTTTTGATAATGAAACAGTGTGGAATGTTGGAAATATTCAAAGCGGGGTTTATCTCGCTCGAATCGAAGCATCAAGCAGCAGCGGCAAAACTGAAAGCGCAATTATTAAAATAGCGGTTGTGAAATAA
- a CDS encoding NHL repeat-containing protein, with protein sequence MRILFYILLLVSTILANSQAQDFYFSNKIGEFEQASAFDINASGFIVVADKFKNEIIKIDTNGNQIVTIGGYGWDAASFDFPIDVFSNALSVYVCDYNNHRVQRFDKDLNFISQLSTHESENSEESFGYPVASVTSNIGDLFILDSENKRIIKFDLFGNFIQQFGGYDAGNFALNSPRKFAVTPDNSLFVIDENRIVIFDQYGNGISIFPSELYFSSIKTIYSILSLNNTDSIYIIDFKENSHELRKVNLLGYDLNENIISSLLFNNKLYVLTQKSILVFAR encoded by the coding sequence ATGAGAATACTGTTTTACATACTACTTTTGGTTTCAACTATTCTTGCTAATTCACAAGCACAGGATTTCTATTTTTCAAATAAAATTGGCGAATTTGAGCAGGCATCGGCATTTGATATTAATGCATCAGGGTTCATTGTTGTGGCTGATAAATTTAAGAATGAAATTATAAAAATTGACACAAATGGAAATCAAATTGTAACCATCGGGGGATACGGATGGGATGCTGCTTCATTTGATTTTCCGATAGATGTTTTTTCAAATGCATTATCTGTTTACGTTTGCGATTATAATAATCATAGGGTGCAAAGATTCGATAAAGACCTGAATTTCATTTCACAACTCAGTACTCATGAAAGTGAAAACAGTGAAGAAAGTTTTGGTTACCCGGTTGCAAGTGTTACATCGAATATTGGTGATCTTTTTATTCTTGATTCAGAAAATAAAAGAATAATAAAATTCGATTTGTTTGGAAATTTTATTCAGCAGTTCGGCGGTTATGATGCGGGAAATTTTGCCTTAAATTCACCCCGAAAATTTGCTGTTACACCCGACAACAGTTTGTTTGTAATAGATGAAAACAGAATTGTCATTTTTGATCAGTATGGAAATGGCATTTCTATTTTTCCTTCAGAATTATATTTCTCAAGCATAAAAACTATCTACTCCATCCTTTCATTAAATAATACAGATAGTATTTACATTATTGATTTTAAAGAAAATTCGCACGAGCTTCGTAAAGTGAATCTGCTCGGTTATGATCTAAACGAAAACATTATTTCATCGTTGTTGTTTAATAATAAGCTCTATGTACTTACTCAAAAATCTATACTTGTTTTCGCCCGTTAA
- a CDS encoding T9SS type A sorting domain-containing protein, producing MIDTINGSGLTTAVQIKALGDVNLSGKILDDNGNLWSDFNGEGILTVFDSERSVLLEKMSTISNPFYMKIQGGVIFKGRISVINGQFESSFVVPKDISYENKNGKIVFYFLNSNSDGLGYTNQIIVGGTDTTKSNDGAGPEIEIYFDDTSFRNAYLVTPNSKLIVKLSDETGLNTTGTGVGHNLEGILNDDKNNPLNLTNYFTGDLDADGKAGEINYQFSDLEQGEYKIQVKAWDVFNNFSDEITYFSVVSGDELVISDIYNYPNPFSSNTTFTFQQNLNSPIDVKIKIYTVAGRLIKQIEQNAINEKYVTIDWDGRDEDGDILANGVYLYKIIVKTINGDFNKSVLGKIAVIK from the coding sequence ATGATCGATACTATAAATGGCAGCGGTTTGACAACTGCAGTACAAATAAAAGCACTTGGAGATGTGAATCTTTCGGGAAAAATTTTAGATGACAATGGAAATTTGTGGAGTGATTTTAATGGCGAAGGAATACTAACCGTATTTGATTCCGAAAGAAGTGTACTGCTCGAAAAAATGAGTACAATCAGCAATCCATTTTATATGAAAATTCAAGGCGGGGTAATTTTTAAAGGCAGAATATCTGTTATCAATGGACAGTTTGAGTCGAGTTTCGTTGTTCCAAAAGATATTTCTTATGAAAATAAGAATGGAAAGATTGTATTTTATTTCCTCAATTCTAATTCGGATGGATTGGGTTACACAAATCAGATCATTGTAGGAGGCACTGATACCACAAAATCAAATGATGGTGCTGGACCCGAAATTGAAATTTATTTTGACGATACATCTTTTAGAAACGCTTATCTTGTAACTCCCAACTCAAAGTTAATTGTTAAACTTTCTGATGAGACAGGACTTAACACAACCGGTACGGGAGTTGGGCATAATCTTGAAGGCATTCTCAATGACGATAAGAATAACCCATTAAACCTTACAAACTATTTTACTGGTGATTTAGATGCCGACGGCAAGGCGGGGGAGATAAACTACCAATTTTCTGATCTCGAACAAGGCGAATATAAAATACAGGTAAAAGCATGGGATGTATTCAATAATTTTTCCGATGAAATAACCTATTTCAGTGTAGTTTCCGGTGATGAACTGGTTATCAGCGATATTTATAACTATCCAAACCCGTTTAGTTCAAATACAACATTTACTTTTCAGCAGAACCTTAATTCACCAATTGACGTGAAGATAAAAATTTATACAGTTGCCGGAAGATTGATCAAACAGATTGAACAGAATGCCATCAATGAAAAATACGTTACGATTGATTGGGATGGTAGAGATGAAGATGGTGATATTTTAGCTAACGGCGTCTATCTTTATAAGATAATCGTTAAAACGATCAACGGTGATTTCAATAAAAGCGTGCTTGGTAAAATTGCCGTAATAAAATAG